The genomic DNA CAAGCGTTCCTGAAAGACCCCGGTCCCATCGTGGTAGGGGCGGCGCAAGGCGCCTCCTGTTTCGGACCGGCCTACGAAATGGCGTTCATTCTGGATGCCGATCTCCGCAAGAAGAAACTCCGGAAGAAGGTGCCGATCTATTTTGTGACGCCGGAACCCTATATCGGACATATGGGGCTGGCGGGTGTGGGGGCCTCCCGACGCCTGATGGAAGATGAGTTCGCCGACCATTCGATGAAGCCCATTTGTAATACCGCCATTAAGGAAGTGCAGCCGGGCAAACTATTGCTCGACGGAGGACAGGAAGTCCCGTTCCGGTATTCGATGATCATTCCGCCGTTCGCCGGCGTGGATGCGGTGGCAGGGACGCCGGGGCTCTGCAATCCCAAAGGGTTTGTGAATATCGATGCCTATCAAGCCAATCCCAAGTATAAGAATATCTATTCGGTCGGCGTCTGTGTGGCCATTCCGCCGGTGGAACAGACTCCGATTCCGACCGGTGCGCCTAAGACCGGGTACATGATCGAGTCGATGGTGTCGGCGGCGGTACACAACATCAAGGCCGATATCGAGGATGACCCGAAGCGCGAGACCGCGACCTGGAATGCGATCTGTCTCGCCGACATGGGGGACACCGGTGTGGCCTTTGTGGCGTTGCCGCAAATGGCACCACGGAATGTCACCTGGGCGAAGAAGGGCAAGTGGGTGCACCTTGCCAAAATTGCGCTGGAGAAGTATTTCTTGCGCAAGATGAAAAAGGGCGTCAGCGAGCCCTACTATGAGAAGGTGATTTTGAAGGCCCTGGGGATTGCCAAGTTGGAAGGCCCGGCCTAACCCGGACTATTCATGAATGCCTGCTCCGTCGTCCGATTCTCTCGCCCGGCGGGGCTGTTCTCGTTCGGCCGCCCGGCCGCCTCACCGGCTCGGCGGCGCGCACAGACGTGGCGCTCTTTAGTCATCGCGCCGTGTGCCCTCGACGGACTGTCAGTACGCCTGCGTCGGCCTCGCTCGCGAGAAGCCCCGGCGGGCTTCGGTCTCGAACGCCTCGCGACGACATTCATGAATAATCCGGGCTAAACGATATGGAGACGGGGCATCGCGTAGCGAGGATCGACAAGGAACCGGCATGATCGACCAGGCGTTGCGTTCCCTGCTGGCGGGCGTCCCCATCGGTTTGCAACTGGGCGCGACGGGGACGGGTGGCGCGATTCTGGGCCTCCCCCTCATGGTCTACCTCGCCGGGATTCCCATGCAGCAGGCGGCGGCGATGTCGTTGATCATCGTGGCCACCTCGTCGTTGCTGGGTGCGTGGGAATATGGGCGGCAGGGACAGGTCAAGGCCAAAGCCGTCCTGGCGTTCAGTTGGACCGGCGCGATCGGTTCGTGGGCGGGCGCGTTCGGGCATCGCCTGGTTCGCGAGGAAATCTTGCTGGTGCTGTTCGGACTCCTGCTGCTGCTGGTCAGAGCGGCGATGACTCGCCATCGTCGGATGTCTTCCGGATCTGACGGGGAAGAAAGTTGTGCGACCCGCTTTCCCCGCACCTGCTGGCTGAAGGTCGGCGGCATCGGACTGGCGGTGGGAACCATGAACGGTTTGTTCGGAGTCGGTGGCGGATTCATGGTGGTCCCGGCCCTGATCCTCATCCTCGGGTTCCCGGCCAGGTTGGCGATCGGAACGTCGCTCAGCATCATTGCCTGTATCTCCATCGGCGGGGTGGTCGGCCATCTCCAATTCGGGCGGATCAACTGGCCGCTCACCGCATGGGTATTGGCAGGGAGTCTGGCGGGGATGCTTCTGGGGGTGCGGGTCGGCACCTGGCTTTCTCCGACCACGATGGGTCGCATTACGGCCTTCATCACGGTCTCGATCGCGGTCAGCATGATCGTGGTGAATCTGGTGAAGTTATGGGGTTCACAAATATGAACTTTGTTGACGGGAGGCTTGTTCTGTCGGACGCTCAGCAGCAGGCTCTCGTGGGATGGCCCCTGTTCCGCGATGGCGTGCGAAACTGACGGGGATGTGTTCCCCATTCCATGCTCCTGTGGGCCACACGAATCGATGATGCGGTACCCGCATTCCCTCCTGTCCACCCTGTGCCGCGCCGCCTTGTGGGGCGTGCTGGCAAGTTTGATGTGGGGGCCGGATCGGCCGGCGCAAGCCGAATGGTC from Nitrospira sp. ND1 includes the following:
- a CDS encoding NAD(P)/FAD-dependent oxidoreductase, with translation MARVVIIGASIGGLPAAYEARELLAKKHKVTVISNVESFHFVPSNPWVAVGWRTRKDISFALGPVLEKKGVEYIHAMAERIEPEQNRVITSKGEVPYDYLIIATGPKLNFGAVPGLGPSGYTQSVCNVDHAEQAWGTYQAFLKDPGPIVVGAAQGASCFGPAYEMAFILDADLRKKKLRKKVPIYFVTPEPYIGHMGLAGVGASRRLMEDEFADHSMKPICNTAIKEVQPGKLLLDGGQEVPFRYSMIIPPFAGVDAVAGTPGLCNPKGFVNIDAYQANPKYKNIYSVGVCVAIPPVEQTPIPTGAPKTGYMIESMVSAAVHNIKADIEDDPKRETATWNAICLADMGDTGVAFVALPQMAPRNVTWAKKGKWVHLAKIALEKYFLRKMKKGVSEPYYEKVILKALGIAKLEGPA
- a CDS encoding sulfite exporter TauE/SafE family protein — protein: MIDQALRSLLAGVPIGLQLGATGTGGAILGLPLMVYLAGIPMQQAAAMSLIIVATSSLLGAWEYGRQGQVKAKAVLAFSWTGAIGSWAGAFGHRLVREEILLVLFGLLLLLVRAAMTRHRRMSSGSDGEESCATRFPRTCWLKVGGIGLAVGTMNGLFGVGGGFMVVPALILILGFPARLAIGTSLSIIACISIGGVVGHLQFGRINWPLTAWVLAGSLAGMLLGVRVGTWLSPTTMGRITAFITVSIAVSMIVVNLVKLWGSQI